The Borrelia sp. HM sequence TATTAATATTTGCAAAAAACATCTCTTTATTCCTTTTAACAGCTTTTAAATCATAATAACCAATAAAGTTAATCTCTTTATGTGATTCTTTTAACCTTAGAAAATTTTTTTTAGAAATCATCTTATCTTGATCAATAATATAACACGTTTTATATGTATTTTCCAACACGCTCATTAAAACAAGCAAAATTGTATTTGCATCATAACAACCAATATCAATCCGCTTAAAAAATTTTAAAAAAGCTCTTAACAATTTAGAATTTGAAAAAACAAGCGAAGAACTCTTAACACGCTTTCTAAACTTTTTAAAGAACAAAAACTTTAGAAAAGATTTACAATTAACAAAAATAACCATCGAATGGTATGGATGAGAAACAAGATACTCAAATCGACTAATTAATTTATTACTACTCTTAAATACATCTATTGGCATTCCAAAAAGATAAATCCTATCTGGTTTTGAATATATATCTTTTAAATTAGCCATTATTATTAGCCTCTAATAATAATTTAAAATGCACAAGAGAATAAATAATAGCTGTCTCAGCTCTTAAAATTGGAGTATTAAATCTTACAAACTTAAAATCTAACTTTTTAAAAAAAGCAATTTCTGAACTTGAAAAACAACCCTCAGGACCTACTAAAATTCCAATTTTACCAGAAAAACTAATATCATCACCACAACTTAGCAAAAGACCATCATTATGAGCAACATAATAATTTACAGATGGAGAATAAGGGATACAAAAAAAATCTCTATAAAAATTAAGGCTAGGAGCTTGAGTATTACCACTCTGTTTTAAAGCCTCATCAATCAATCTTAAAAATCTTTCATTTTTAAAGGTTAAATTATCCATATCTATTTTAGCAACAGAATGCTCAGCATTAACAATATTTATCTGAGCTACACCAATTTCAACAATCTGCCTTAAACTTAAATCTAACTTCTTACCCTTAAGAGTAGATATAAACATGCTTATTTCGAAATCACGCTTCTTAAGTTTTTCCACCTTAAGAGTAGAAAGCTTAATAAAATTACTGCCTATACTTAAAATTTTAGTAAATCTTACTTCTTTCCCCCTAAAGAGAATACTTAACGTATCACCTACCCTCACTCTTCTTACATCAACAAGATAATGATAAATCTTAATATCATTAATGATGATATCATTTTCTAGCAAACAACTATCATCTAAGACTATCTGCTTCACAAATTAATTTTTAGTTTCCTTTAAAAGATATTCATAAGCAGTTTTTAGCGCTCTATCATAACGCAAATTATAAACTGGTATTTTATTATCTGTGTGTTGATAAAATTGAAAAAATAAATAATAACCTAACATATCTTTATCTATTTCTAAACTACGGCTTGAATACTTTTTAACAGCATTATCTACAAAAGAATCTATTTCATCCTCAGTAATTGATTTTTTATTTTTTTTACCCTTTAAAAAGTTCTCCACAAAATTCTTATCAAAAATTTGTTTATATGCTGAAATTTCATCCTCAGAATAATCTGACCTTCCAACCTCTAAATCAGGTTTAATACCAACATTATGAATACTGTTACCAGAAGGAGTATAGTACTTTGAATTTGTAATCTTAAATCCTCCAGTGTAAAAAGGTAATATGCGTTGAATTACACCTTTACCATAAGATTTCTCCCCTATAACATAAACTCTATTATTATCCTTTAAGGCTCCCACTAGAACTTCTGATGCTGATGCTGAGTTTTTATCAATCAAAGTAACAATTTTCATATTCAAAGGCACGATATGTGAAGAAGTCGCCTTATATTCTATAGGAACATTAGAATCTCTTGACTTTGTTGATACAATAATACCCTCAGTTAAAATATCATCTGCTATCTTTATTGCATCTTGAAGATAACCCCCAGCATTCCATCTTAGATCTAAAATCAAAGATTTTATTTTATGTTTCTGTAGCTTTTCAAAAGCTTTTCTAAAATCCACGTTAGTATTTGGGTTAAAACTTATTATCCTAATATATCCAACGTCTTTATTAATAACATCATGTTTAACAGTCTTGATATCTAATTTTTCTCTACAAATTTCAAATTCAAGATTTAAATCTTCACCCCTTAAAACAGAAATCTTAACTTTAGTACCCGCTTCTCCACCTAGGAGTTCAGTAAATTTTTCTAGTGTCATTGAATTAGTACTCTTACCATCAACAGCAGTAATATAATCACCAGCCTTAATTCCAGCCTTATAAGCAGGTCCATCTTCAAAAGGACTAATCACCATGACATAAGAAGCAACAGAATTGCTGGAATTTAAAGTAACATTTTTCTTAACAATAGAAATTCCAATCCCAACATAATTTCCGTGTGTAGTCTTTGAAATCTCTAGTAAATCTTTTCGTGTCAAATATTGAGAATAAGGATCATTTAATGCATTAAACATTCCCTTTAATGCCCCTTCAAAAATAGCCTCTTCATCAACAGGTTCAACATAAGCACCCTTAATAAATTTAAAAGCTTCCAACATCAACTGAGAATAACCTTCATCAGACATCTTAACATTAGAAGAATTTGACTGTGCGAATATAGATTCTACAATAACTGAAGAACTTATACCTAAAATTAACACAAAGTATAAAACTACTAAAAATTTCTTTTTCATCTATTTAACACCTACATCAAATAAAACTTGATTTTATCTCCATAATATAATATTTTAAAATTATGTTAAAGACAAATAACCCAAAAATGAAAAGAATAATCACAGTATTTATTCTTATTTTACAAGGGATTTCAAGTCTATTAATATTATCAGCACTATATGGATTTACTAAAAATACAGTGTTTATAAGCAATTCTTCTGTAAAATTCATGGTAGCATTTATCATATTTTCACCAGAATTATGCATATGCATATTAACAATAAATTATATACTGTATGCAAAATTTAAAATCCTTCATAATTTAATTACAATAACAAAAACTTTTCAAATAATCATGAGTACTTTACTGATTGTATTGGGAGCTGTTTTTAATTTATTGCATACAAAGCAAATATGGTTTCTTGTTATGTTAGCCAAAATAGTAACAACTTACACCATATTTAACTCAATAATTTTAATTTTAATTAAAAAAAAGGATAAAATGACGGAGTAAAGATTTGATTATTATTCCTGTAGCTAGCGGAAAGGGAGGTGTTGGAAAATCTCTTTTTTCAACAAATATTGCAATTTGTCTTGCAAATGAAGGGAAAAAAGTATTACTTGTCGACCTTGATCTTGGGGGTTCAAATTTACATTCTATGCTCAACATCATACCCAAAAAAAGTATTGGCACTTTTCTTAAGACAAAAATTCCCTTTAATAGCATAATAATTGAATCTGATATAAAAAATTTAAGCTTTATAGCAGGAGATTCAGATATTCCTGAACTTGCAAATATAACCATATTTCAAAAAAAAAGAATAATCAATAACTTAAAAAACTTAAACTATGATTATCTTATAATTGATCTTGGAGCTGGAACAACATTTAATACAGTAGACTTTTTTCTAATGTCAAATAGTGGAGTAATAGTCACAATCCCAACAGTAACAGCAACAATGAATGCCTATTTATTCTTAAAAAACGTAATATTTAGAATAATATCAAAAGTATTTATAAAAGAAACCAAAGCATACCAAATAATATCTGAAATCAAAAAAGATTCTAGTGATTTACAAAAAATATATATACCTAATTTATTACTCAAAATAGAAGTTTATGATCCTGAAAATTATGAAAAATTTATGCAAATATTCTCACAGTTTAGTCCTTTCATAGTATTTAATATGTTAAATACACCCGATGATATTAAAAAAACTGAAAAAATACTCAAATCAGCAAAAGACTATTTAAACATCAATTTACAAAGTATAGGTTCAATTTATAAAGATGAACTTGTTGATAATGCACTAAATCATAAAATACCAATAACTCTTTATAAACCAACAAGCATGACTTCTAAAAGTATACAAAAAATAGCAAAAAAATTAATTGAACTTGAAGATGTAATAGATAGCGTAAACTTGTTAAGCGAAGATGATCTAAATGCAAGCTATCATTTTATAATTAAAGAAGCACAAGATGAATATCTAGAGAGATGTTCATATCTTGAATCATTATTAATAAACAAAACCATAGATAATAATGCCATTATTGATATAATAAAATCTCAACAAAGCGAAATTGCAAAACTAAGAAAACAAAATTTGTTGTTTAAAAAAAAGTTATTTGCAAAACTAAAAGAAGAGTAAGGAGAAAAAATGCCAAATTACATAAATTACCCTAGCTGGTTACATCCTGAAGTAATTAAAGGAATACCAATTACATGGTACAGCCTATCTTATATCATAATAATAATGATATGTTATAAATTCATTTGGTATCAAATACAAACCAATAAGCTTGATATAGAAAAAAGTGACTTTGAAACATTATTTTTTGCAAGTGTGATAGGGGCAATACTTGGTGCTAGATTAACATCTACCTTAATTTATGATAAAAGTGGAATTTACTATACACACCCATGGTTAATCTTTCTTCCATTTGACCAAAATTGGAACTTTACAGGATTTAGAGGAATGGCAATACATGGAGGTTTTGTTGGCATCATTATTGCAGTATTTACAACTATAAATACTAAACTTAAAAATACAAACATAAAGAAATACTCACTAAAGATATCAGATTATGCAGCAATATCTTTCTCTTCAAGTTACATATTTGGAAGATTAGCTAACTTTGCGAACGGAGAACTTTACGGAAGACCAATGAAAGGCGGGATCATATTTCCTAACGCAGAACCTTTTAAAGTAACTTATAAAGGAGTAAAAGAATTTGCAAAATCAGTTGGACTAGAAATACTGCCTCATGATTTATTTATTAATCTTCCAAGGATTCCATCTCAAATCATCGAAGGATTATTTGAAGGGACTATATCATTTTTACTACTATGGTTTGTTTTTAGAAAAATTAAAAAATATGATGGGTTCATTTCTGGAATATACATCATTCTTTATGGAGTATTTAGATTCTCTATTGAATATCTAAGGGAACCAGATAAGGAAATAGGATTTGTTATAACCTACAAAACACCTGAGAGTATATTAGATTTTTCATTCCTAAACATATCAATGGGACAAATATTGTCATTAATCTTAATATCATTAGGAATTACTTGGTTAGTACTAGCCAAAATAAACTCAAATAAACTAAAAAAAAATAAATCACAAAACATAGATTTAAAATAAAATTAATATAAACTTATTTAAATAAAATGAAAAATTTAAATTTAAACACAATTGTAATATCTGAAAAAGACATTAGTGAAGATGATATTACAAGGTTTAAATCTTTCTTTAACATAGTTCACATAGTAAAATCTAGAAAAAATGTATCTAATGCATTTATAAAACAAAATAACATTAAGTTTGCTATTATCTACAACTATAAAAGACAAATAGATTTTTCAATTAGTCTGGCAAATGATTTAAAAAATATCAATAACATCCATTCTATTATCATCAATAACAAGCCTATAGACGAATCAATCTATAGAACAAACTATATAGATATACTAAAGACAATAAATGAATTAAACGATACACATAAACTAATAAAACAGAAAAAAATTCATAACGATAATAACAATACTAATCTTGATTTTTTTTTAAATCTAGCTGAACTTATCCAAGAAATAGTAATCATCACAAATACCAACAATGAAATCATCTATATTAACGAAAAAGGCAGCGGAGAACTTGAACTACCAATAAAAATTAAAGGAAAACCAAATAAAATAAGTGATATCAAGATCATAGATTTAGAAAAAGAAATTAAAATAGATTTGAATTATAACACAAATGTTATTCCTGAATTTAAAAAAATATTGATAACTAACTGTATTTTGAAGACTAAAAATAACAAAAAATTAATCGTAGACTTATTTATTAGTACAATTGCTCAAAATAACATTGATAAATTAATTACAATAAAAGATATATCATATTCAAAATCTAAAAATAAAATCAAAGATCTCAGACTTATCGATCAACAAATAGATTTGTATAATATTAAGGAACTTGAAAAACTATTAATCAACCAAGTTGAATCTTCTTATAAAAAGGTCTATTTACTTGATCTAGACTTGCACATAAATATAGATTGCGAATATAAAAATAATAAAGATAACTTGAATACAAAAATACTTAAAGGAATGATCTCTAAAATAATGTCATTCCATTTAGAATATATATTTAGATTAAATAATAATAATTTAATAGTTATTATATCCACAAGCGGAGGAGAACAAAGAATAATATCAATTGCAGAAAAAATCAAAAATACTATCTCTACAGAACTTAGAAAGGAAGGTTGCATAATATTCAAATTTAACATTGGAATAATAGAAGTAAACTTAAAAGAAGATATAGAGACAAAAATTGCAAAATTAAAAATAGCAACAAAAATATCTGAAGAATATAAAGATTCTATGCCTATTTTGTACAAAGATGAATTACCAGAAATAGTACTTATTAAAAATCAAAATAAAATATTTGAATACATAGTAAAAGCAATAAAGAATGACTTTTTTAGCCTTTACTACCAAAAAATTACCCCTCTTAAAAAGCACTTAAAACCTAAAATTGAGATACTAACAAGACTTTTTGACTATACAGGAACTCCCATTCCAAACGGTAATGTTTTTAGTTTAATAGATAAGTATAACTTAACCGTTGAAGTGGATAAATTAGTAGTTACTAAAGCCTTAAGAGAGTATACAAACTTTGTATCAAAAAATGGTATTCATATTTTTTCAATAAATATTTCACCATACTCACTTAAATCCAAAAATTTTAGAATGTTTTTAAGAGAAACACTTCTTAAAAGTCATATTCCACTTCAAAATATATGCTTAGAAATTACAGAAACTGGAATTTTAGAAAATTTTGAACTGATGAATAAATATTTTAAAGAACTTAAAACTTTTGGTATTAAACTTGCACTTGATGATTTTGGCAGCGGATATACTTCACTCTCATACATTAAAATATTGCCAATAGATATAATTAAAATTGATGGATCCTTTATTCAGGTAATAAATTCTAGCCAAATAGATCTTGTAATCATAAAATCAATAAAAGAAATTGCTGATACAAAGAAAATAAAAATTATAGCTGAATTTGTCTCAGATGAAGAAATACTTAAAAAAATAAATGAAATTGGAATAGATTATGGTCAAGGATTTTTATGGCACAAACCAGAGCCAATTTAGAGACAATACTTAAATACTAATACAAATACATCAAATAATTTTATAAAAAAAAGAAAATTGACAAATAAAGCTCATAATACAATGTGTAAATATGGTCGTTATCCCAAAATAATCTTTAGATCACAATCAAAAATTGATTGAGTTAATTTGTCGTTTATTGTCAAACTAAATTTTAACAAGAATATAATGTTATAATAAGTAACTTGGAGGAAAAATTTTAATGACAAAACAAAATCCTTGGCTATCTTTAAGCGAAAAAGAAAAAGATCAAATTTTTGAATTTGCTCAAAAATATAAAAAATTTTTAAGTACAATTAAAACCGAACGAGAAGCTACCAATTACGCTATACAAAGAGCAAAGGAAAAAAACTTTATTAATGCATGTGAAAAACAAGAACTAAAAATTGGAGATAAAATATTTTATACATGTCGCAATAAAAACGTCGCGCTTGTATTGATTGGAAAAGACCCTATTGAAAATGGAATAAATTTCATTGTTTCACACACAGACTCACCAAGACTTGATGCAAAACCATCACCAATTACTGAAGAAAATGAATTAACATTGCTCAAAACAAATTATTATGGAGGTATCAAAAAATATCAATGGTTATCCCTTCCTCTATCAATACGAGGAGTAATATTTTTGCAAAACAGTGAAAAAGTAGAGATTAACATCGGTGATGATAAAAATGATCCCGTATTTATAATTCCTGATATTTTGCCACATCTTGACAGAAAAGTACAAAGAGACAAAAAAGCTGATGAAATTATTGAAGGCGAAAATCTAAAAATCATAATTGGCAGTCTACCTATTGAAACAAAAGAAAAAGACAAAGTAAAATTAGCTACTCTTAAACTAATAAAAGAAAAATATAAAATAGAAGAAGAAGATTTTATTTCAGCAGAGATAGAAATAGTACCAGCAGGAGAAGCAAGAGATATAGGATTTGACAGAGCACTTATTGGAGCCTACGGTCAAGATGACAAGGTTTGTGCCTATACTTCACTAGAGGCCATATTAAATTTAGAAGAAACTCCTAACAAGACTGCTGTATGTTTTTTAGTAGACAAAGAAGAGATTGGTTCAACTGGTTCAACTGGACTTAACTCAAGATACCTTGAATACTTCGTATCAGACATAATATTTAAAATGGATAAAAATAAATACAATAATCTTCTTGTTCAAAAAGTATTATGGAATTCCAAAAGCATATCTGCTGATGTCTGCGGAGCAATAAACCCTTTATTTAAATCTGTTCATGATGAACAAAATGCACCCAAATTAGGATATGGAATACCCATAATTAAATATACAGGACACGGGGGTAAAATCATGGCAAGTGATGCTGATGCAGAACTTGTATCTTATATTAGAAATTTGCTCAATAAAAATAAAATAGCTTGGCAAATAGCTACACTTGGAAAAGTGGAAGAAGGTGGTGGAGGCACTGTCGCAAAATTCTTGGCACATTATGGCATTAGAACAATAGACATGGGACCTGGAGTAATCAGCATGCACTCGCCATTTGAAATAACCTCTAAATTTGACATATATACTTCTTATATGGCATATAAAGCATTTTTTGAAGGATAAAGAAATATGAACCAACAAAAAGAAACATCACAACATATTATAGAATGCTTTGGAGGTGTTGGAAATATTAAACAAGTACAAAAAGATATCACTAGAATAAAGATACTAGTTGATAGTAAAGCCTTAGTCAAAAGAGAAAATTTAACAAACGATCAAAACGTTATAGGCACAATTAAGTCAAATGAATTCATAGAAATTGTGATAAATTTTGAAATAATTGACGAAGTTTATAATAATATCATGTATATGATAAATCAAAAAACATAATAGAGAACCCTTAATGGGTCCTCTAAAATTTAAAATTTCTTATATAATCAATAATTGATTCAGGCATTAACTCTTTATTTAAAATCTTATAAATTATGTTTGCTAAATTAGAATAATTTAAATCACAACCTAAAGATTTAAAAAGCAAAGAAATTTCTTTAGCTGCCAATATTCCCTCAGGCAAATAACCAATTTTGTGAATATTTCTTATCAAATCATCTATATCTGTAAATCCTGCTAAAATATTTTTACTCACAATTTCATTACCAAATCTTCTATTCCTTCCAAAAATACTTCGACAAGTAACATCTAAATCTCCAGAGCCAGCCAAGAATAAAAACGTTTCTTCATTACAAACACCAATCTTACATGCAATATTTTTCATGTCATTTAAAGAAACTGCA is a genomic window containing:
- a CDS encoding PTS transporter subunit EIIB; protein product: MNQQKETSQHIIECFGGVGNIKQVQKDITRIKILVDSKALVKRENLTNDQNVIGTIKSNEFIEIVINFEIIDEVYNNIMYMINQKT
- a CDS encoding S41 family peptidase, which gives rise to MKKKFLVVLYFVLILGISSSVIVESIFAQSNSSNVKMSDEGYSQLMLEAFKFIKGAYVEPVDEEAIFEGALKGMFNALNDPYSQYLTRKDLLEISKTTHGNYVGIGISIVKKNVTLNSSNSVASYVMVISPFEDGPAYKAGIKAGDYITAVDGKSTNSMTLEKFTELLGGEAGTKVKISVLRGEDLNLEFEICREKLDIKTVKHDVINKDVGYIRIISFNPNTNVDFRKAFEKLQKHKIKSLILDLRWNAGGYLQDAIKIADDILTEGIIVSTKSRDSNVPIEYKATSSHIVPLNMKIVTLIDKNSASASEVLVGALKDNNRVYVIGEKSYGKGVIQRILPFYTGGFKITNSKYYTPSGNSIHNVGIKPDLEVGRSDYSEDEISAYKQIFDKNFVENFLKGKKNKKSITEDEIDSFVDNAVKKYSSRSLEIDKDMLGYYLFFQFYQHTDNKIPVYNLRYDRALKTAYEYLLKETKN
- a CDS encoding P-loop NTPase; translation: MIIIPVASGKGGVGKSLFSTNIAICLANEGKKVLLVDLDLGGSNLHSMLNIIPKKSIGTFLKTKIPFNSIIIESDIKNLSFIAGDSDIPELANITIFQKKRIINNLKNLNYDYLIIDLGAGTTFNTVDFFLMSNSGVIVTIPTVTATMNAYLFLKNVIFRIISKVFIKETKAYQIISEIKKDSSDLQKIYIPNLLLKIEVYDPENYEKFMQIFSQFSPFIVFNMLNTPDDIKKTEKILKSAKDYLNINLQSIGSIYKDELVDNALNHKIPITLYKPTSMTSKSIQKIAKKLIELEDVIDSVNLLSEDDLNASYHFIIKEAQDEYLERCSYLESLLINKTIDNNAIIDIIKSQQSEIAKLRKQNLLFKKKLFAKLKEE
- a CDS encoding 16S rRNA (uracil(1498)-N(3))-methyltransferase, which codes for MKQIVLDDSCLLENDIIINDIKIYHYLVDVRRVRVGDTLSILFRGKEVRFTKILSIGSNFIKLSTLKVEKLKKRDFEISMFISTLKGKKLDLSLRQIVEIGVAQINIVNAEHSVAKIDMDNLTFKNERFLRLIDEALKQSGNTQAPSLNFYRDFFCIPYSPSVNYYVAHNDGLLLSCGDDISFSGKIGILVGPEGCFSSSEIAFFKKLDFKFVRFNTPILRAETAIIYSLVHFKLLLEANNNG
- the lgt gene encoding prolipoprotein diacylglyceryl transferase translates to MPNYINYPSWLHPEVIKGIPITWYSLSYIIIIMICYKFIWYQIQTNKLDIEKSDFETLFFASVIGAILGARLTSTLIYDKSGIYYTHPWLIFLPFDQNWNFTGFRGMAIHGGFVGIIIAVFTTINTKLKNTNIKKYSLKISDYAAISFSSSYIFGRLANFANGELYGRPMKGGIIFPNAEPFKVTYKGVKEFAKSVGLEILPHDLFINLPRIPSQIIEGLFEGTISFLLLWFVFRKIKKYDGFISGIYIILYGVFRFSIEYLREPDKEIGFVITYKTPESILDFSFLNISMGQILSLILISLGITWLVLAKINSNKLKKNKSQNIDLK
- a CDS encoding EAL domain-containing protein gives rise to the protein MKNLNLNTIVISEKDISEDDITRFKSFFNIVHIVKSRKNVSNAFIKQNNIKFAIIYNYKRQIDFSISLANDLKNINNIHSIIINNKPIDESIYRTNYIDILKTINELNDTHKLIKQKKIHNDNNNTNLDFFLNLAELIQEIVIITNTNNEIIYINEKGSGELELPIKIKGKPNKISDIKIIDLEKEIKIDLNYNTNVIPEFKKILITNCILKTKNNKKLIVDLFISTIAQNNIDKLITIKDISYSKSKNKIKDLRLIDQQIDLYNIKELEKLLINQVESSYKKVYLLDLDLHINIDCEYKNNKDNLNTKILKGMISKIMSFHLEYIFRLNNNNLIVIISTSGGEQRIISIAEKIKNTISTELRKEGCIIFKFNIGIIEVNLKEDIETKIAKLKIATKISEEYKDSMPILYKDELPEIVLIKNQNKIFEYIVKAIKNDFFSLYYQKITPLKKHLKPKIEILTRLFDYTGTPIPNGNVFSLIDKYNLTVEVDKLVVTKALREYTNFVSKNGIHIFSINISPYSLKSKNFRMFLRETLLKSHIPLQNICLEITETGILENFELMNKYFKELKTFGIKLALDDFGSGYTSLSYIKILPIDIIKIDGSFIQVINSSQIDLVIIKSIKEIADTKKIKIIAEFVSDEEILKKINEIGIDYGQGFLWHKPEPI
- a CDS encoding aminopeptidase, giving the protein MTKQNPWLSLSEKEKDQIFEFAQKYKKFLSTIKTEREATNYAIQRAKEKNFINACEKQELKIGDKIFYTCRNKNVALVLIGKDPIENGINFIVSHTDSPRLDAKPSPITEENELTLLKTNYYGGIKKYQWLSLPLSIRGVIFLQNSEKVEINIGDDKNDPVFIIPDILPHLDRKVQRDKKADEIIEGENLKIIIGSLPIETKEKDKVKLATLKLIKEKYKIEEEDFISAEIEIVPAGEARDIGFDRALIGAYGQDDKVCAYTSLEAILNLEETPNKTAVCFLVDKEEIGSTGSTGLNSRYLEYFVSDIIFKMDKNKYNNLLVQKVLWNSKSISADVCGAINPLFKSVHDEQNAPKLGYGIPIIKYTGHGGKIMASDADAELVSYIRNLLNKNKIAWQIATLGKVEEGGGGTVAKFLAHYGIRTIDMGPGVISMHSPFEITSKFDIYTSYMAYKAFFEG